The proteins below are encoded in one region of Nakamurella flava:
- a CDS encoding phosphotransferase enzyme family protein gives MTDDLDLDALVRRVPAGWSEVRYRGRRWGLRRTDQVGGRTVAIAAEELGGTGWVSTNVLHLTTGAVLKPCEMPAEQVLDFLRGWSPLGPEPDPVEIPLAGGNMGGAARVGATVLRPSGPWSPTVQRLLRHLRNAGLDWVPAPLGVDEHGRDVTSFLPGTVPSYPLPSWIWSDEILVAVATRLGQLHRASASFAVDDAIWRLPTHQPAEVICHNDFAPYNTVFTDRRVTGVIDWDTASPGPRIWDVAYLAYRWVPLTDLVPDGDPSDSVPERARRLRLLTDVYGHGVHPAAVVATAVDRIQELAAFTLGRADAGHPDLHAHVAAYRRDLRWMTTHADKLASPATV, from the coding sequence ATGACCGATGATCTTGACCTGGATGCCCTGGTCCGCCGGGTCCCGGCCGGCTGGTCGGAGGTGCGCTACCGGGGCCGGCGGTGGGGCTTACGACGCACGGACCAGGTCGGCGGCCGGACAGTCGCGATCGCGGCCGAGGAACTCGGTGGCACCGGGTGGGTGAGCACCAACGTGCTGCACCTGACGACGGGGGCCGTCCTGAAGCCGTGCGAGATGCCGGCCGAGCAGGTGCTCGACTTCCTGCGCGGCTGGTCGCCGCTGGGCCCGGAACCGGACCCGGTCGAGATCCCGCTGGCCGGCGGGAACATGGGCGGCGCCGCTCGGGTGGGGGCGACCGTGCTCCGACCGTCCGGCCCCTGGTCGCCGACGGTGCAACGCCTCCTGCGGCATCTGCGGAACGCGGGGCTGGACTGGGTTCCCGCTCCCCTCGGGGTCGACGAACACGGACGGGACGTGACGTCCTTCCTGCCGGGCACGGTGCCGAGCTATCCGCTGCCGTCGTGGATCTGGTCCGACGAGATCCTCGTCGCCGTTGCCACCCGGCTGGGCCAGCTGCACCGGGCGAGCGCGTCGTTCGCCGTCGACGACGCGATCTGGCGGCTGCCCACCCACCAGCCGGCCGAGGTGATCTGCCACAACGACTTCGCCCCGTACAACACGGTTTTCACCGATCGACGGGTGACCGGGGTGATCGACTGGGACACGGCCTCGCCGGGCCCGCGGATCTGGGACGTCGCCTACCTCGCCTACCGGTGGGTGCCACTGACCGACCTCGTCCCCGACGGCGACCCGTCCGACTCGGTGCCGGAGCGGGCGCGCCGACTGCGACTGCTCACCGACGTGTACGGGCACGGAGTACACCCGGCCGCCGTCGTCGCCACCGCCGTCGACCGGATCCAGGAACTGGCCGCGTTCACCCTCGGTCGGGCCGACGCCGGCCACCCCGACCTGCACGCCCACGTCGCCGCCTACCGGCGCGACCTGCGGTGGATGACGACGCACGCCGACAAGCTGGCGTCGCCGGCAACGGTCTAA
- a CDS encoding methylated-DNA--[protein]-cysteine S-methyltransferase, producing the protein MTAAPPPADPTTPASAFGVSDAELAALQARLADRAEADGLLDIAYRTIDSPIGPLLLAATEHGVLRVAFAGEGFDTVLQRLADRVSARILATPARTDPVARQLDEYFTGRRRSFDVRLDRRLSAGFRAAVQGLLPGVEYGRTVSYAELAARAGNPKAVRAVGTACATNPLPIVVPCHRVLRADGSLGGYLGGPDTKRYLLDLERTATAEEPR; encoded by the coding sequence ATGACCGCCGCCCCACCGCCCGCCGACCCGACCACCCCCGCGAGCGCGTTCGGAGTGTCGGACGCGGAACTCGCCGCCCTGCAGGCCCGCCTGGCCGACCGCGCCGAGGCCGACGGGCTTCTGGACATCGCCTACCGCACCATCGACTCGCCGATCGGGCCGCTGCTGCTGGCCGCGACCGAACACGGGGTGCTGCGGGTCGCGTTCGCCGGGGAGGGGTTCGACACCGTGCTGCAGCGCCTCGCCGATCGGGTCAGCGCCCGCATCCTGGCCACACCGGCCCGGACCGACCCGGTCGCCCGCCAACTGGACGAGTACTTCACCGGACGACGGCGATCGTTCGACGTGCGGTTGGACCGGCGGTTGTCGGCCGGTTTCCGGGCCGCCGTCCAGGGCCTGCTGCCGGGGGTCGAGTACGGACGGACGGTCAGCTACGCCGAGCTGGCCGCGCGGGCCGGCAACCCGAAGGCGGTCCGCGCGGTCGGGACGGCCTGCGCGACCAACCCGCTCCCCATCGTCGTGCCCTGCCATCGGGTGCTCCGCGCCGACGGCAGCCTGGGCGGCTACCTGGGCGGCCCCGACACCAAGCGGTACCTGCTCGACCTCGAACGGACCGCCACCGCGGAGGAACCGCGATGA
- a CDS encoding RNA polymerase sigma factor, whose product MTPTPRGAPPFDEIVRRHGATVLRVCRAVLGPGPDADDAWSETFLSALRVWPAPVDNVEAWLVRIAHRKAIDVIRGRERRAVPTAEPAPSEARPAVDPAADATDEVWAAVADLPERQRLAVAYHWFGGLPHTETAELTGSTPAAVRRAAADGLATLRRVLAVHPTSDDPGAAQSPSSRRTGAHP is encoded by the coding sequence ATGACACCCACCCCCCGGGGCGCACCCCCGTTCGACGAGATCGTCCGCCGGCACGGCGCCACCGTGCTGCGGGTCTGCCGCGCCGTGCTGGGACCGGGGCCGGACGCCGATGACGCCTGGTCCGAGACGTTCCTGTCGGCTCTGCGGGTCTGGCCCGCTCCGGTCGACAACGTCGAGGCGTGGCTGGTGCGGATCGCGCACCGCAAGGCCATCGACGTCATCCGGGGTCGGGAGCGACGGGCCGTCCCCACCGCCGAGCCGGCGCCCTCCGAAGCGCGTCCCGCGGTCGACCCGGCCGCTGACGCGACGGACGAGGTGTGGGCCGCGGTGGCCGATCTCCCTGAGCGGCAGCGCCTGGCGGTGGCCTATCACTGGTTCGGCGGGCTGCCGCACACCGAGACGGCCGAGCTGACCGGCAGCACCCCGGCCGCCGTCCGCCGTGCGGCCGCCGATGGCCTGGCGACCCTCCGTCGCGTTCTGGCCGTCCACCCCACTTCGGACGACCCGGGCGCGGCGCAATCCCCGTCGTCCCGACGCACAGGAGCCCACCCATGA
- a CDS encoding sigma-70 family RNA polymerase sigma factor, whose amino-acid sequence MTSPATSSRTLTREPEDLDAQGPSADLVRVYLNGIGKTALLTAEQEVELAKRIEAGVFAAHKMSGDETLTPAQRRDLRMIVNDGNRARSHLLVANLRLVVSLAKRYTGRGMPLLDLIQEGNLGLIRAVEKFDYTKGFKFSTYATWWIRQAISRGMADQGRTIRLPVHLVEQVNKLSRLKRELHQQLGRDATMAELAAESGIAEEKIADLLDHARDPVSLDMPVGTDEEAPLGDFIEDSESTSAEAAVVAGFMHSDIDKVLRTLDEREQTVVRLRYGLVDGRPRTLDEIGRVFGISRERVRQIERDSMAKLRAGDRSEMLRAYAS is encoded by the coding sequence ATGACCTCCCCCGCGACTTCATCCCGCACCCTCACCCGCGAGCCCGAGGACCTGGACGCTCAGGGCCCCTCCGCGGACCTTGTTCGTGTCTACCTCAACGGTATCGGCAAGACCGCCCTGCTGACCGCCGAGCAGGAGGTGGAACTGGCCAAGCGTATCGAAGCGGGCGTGTTCGCCGCCCATAAGATGTCCGGCGACGAGACGCTGACGCCGGCGCAACGGCGTGATCTGCGCATGATCGTCAACGACGGCAATCGGGCCCGCAGCCACCTGCTCGTCGCGAACCTGCGTCTGGTCGTGTCTTTGGCCAAGCGCTACACCGGCCGCGGCATGCCGCTGCTGGACCTCATCCAGGAAGGCAACCTGGGTCTCATCCGGGCGGTCGAGAAGTTCGACTACACCAAGGGTTTCAAGTTCTCCACGTACGCGACGTGGTGGATCCGGCAGGCGATCTCCCGCGGCATGGCCGACCAGGGACGCACCATCCGGCTGCCCGTCCATCTGGTCGAGCAGGTCAACAAGTTGTCCCGGCTCAAGCGCGAACTGCACCAGCAGTTGGGCCGCGACGCGACGATGGCCGAGCTGGCTGCGGAGTCGGGTATTGCCGAGGAGAAGATCGCCGATCTTCTGGATCACGCCCGGGATCCGGTCAGCCTGGACATGCCGGTCGGGACCGACGAGGAAGCCCCGCTGGGCGACTTCATCGAGGACAGCGAGTCGACCTCGGCCGAGGCTGCCGTGGTCGCCGGGTTCATGCACAGCGACATCGACAAGGTGCTGCGCACGCTGGACGAGCGCGAGCAGACCGTGGTGCGCCTGCGCTACGGGCTCGTCGACGGCCGGCCCCGCACGCTGGACGAGATCGGACGGGTGTTCGGCATCTCTCGCGAACGGGTACGGCAGATCGAGCGTGACTCGATGGCGAAGTTGCGCGCGGGCGACCGTTCCGAGATGCTGCGGGCGTACGCGAGCTGA
- the dtd gene encoding D-aminoacyl-tRNA deacylase, with amino-acid sequence MRAVVSRVRSASVTVESDEGSQVVGRIDEPGLLALVGVTHTDTPATAVALAAKLHELRILRDEQSAATMDAPVLVVSQFTLYGRTSKGRRPSWTDAAPGPVAEPLVDAVVDELRRRGATVQTGRFGAMMAVTSVNDGPFTVLVEV; translated from the coding sequence ATGCGCGCCGTGGTCAGCCGGGTCCGGTCGGCCTCGGTGACGGTCGAGTCGGACGAGGGCTCGCAGGTGGTGGGCCGGATCGACGAACCGGGCCTGCTGGCCCTGGTCGGTGTGACGCACACGGACACGCCGGCGACGGCCGTGGCGCTGGCGGCGAAACTGCACGAGTTGCGGATCCTGCGGGACGAGCAGTCGGCCGCGACCATGGACGCTCCCGTCCTCGTGGTGAGCCAGTTCACCCTGTACGGGCGGACGAGCAAGGGGCGTCGGCCGTCCTGGACGGACGCGGCCCCGGGACCGGTCGCCGAGCCGCTGGTGGACGCCGTGGTCGACGAGCTACGCCGCCGTGGGGCGACCGTGCAGACCGGGCGCTTCGGCGCGATGATGGCCGTGACCAGCGTGAACGACGGTCCGTTCACCGTTCTGGTGGAAGTGTGA
- a CDS encoding DUF7059 domain-containing protein: MTANAALPLTDLETVDRLGDDLRSAGYDAEGVPTLLGPSANRALARGEFPPALRATRERTPLGVLVRLFLLGRTESAADVAAALPRTGLERALQAQVLERVDRDTVRAGLDVRPHADDTAEYLVVSDLDSDTRPGPVRTDHVLGIGQASITLARQVIREPVERALDLGTGCGIQALHLGPHAGSIVATDVNRRALALAAATARLNGQQWDLRDGSLFDPVADETFDLIVSNPPFVIGTGEAAFTYRDSGMVGDSVCAALLAGTRQRLNPGGTAQYLANWIVRDDADWRTRVGEWVYGSGCEAWVVQRELADPAEYVGLWLADSGEAGSEQAAATAERWLDWFAAENVTGIGMGSIALRRTDTADPAVTLDELTAAGDELTGPEVAAFLARRSWVLQRSDRDLLATPLSLAADAILEHRAVAGHEGWTTVLRMLARDSGPGATLQLDEWGEALLGGCTGLAPLSLQIELLAAVHGLNEDALAAAVLPSVRVAITRGLLHPVAA; encoded by the coding sequence GTGACGGCGAACGCGGCTCTGCCCCTGACCGATCTCGAGACCGTCGACCGGCTCGGCGACGACCTGCGCTCGGCCGGGTACGACGCGGAGGGCGTGCCCACCCTGCTCGGGCCCAGCGCGAACCGGGCCCTGGCCCGTGGCGAGTTCCCACCCGCGCTGCGCGCGACCCGCGAGCGCACCCCGCTCGGCGTACTGGTGCGACTTTTCCTGCTCGGCCGCACCGAGTCGGCCGCCGACGTGGCGGCGGCCCTGCCCCGGACGGGTCTGGAGCGGGCCCTGCAGGCGCAGGTCCTGGAGCGGGTCGACCGCGACACCGTCCGGGCCGGGCTGGATGTGCGCCCGCACGCGGACGACACCGCTGAATATCTGGTGGTCTCCGACCTCGACTCCGACACCCGTCCCGGACCGGTCCGCACCGACCACGTCCTGGGCATCGGTCAGGCGTCGATCACGCTGGCCCGTCAGGTGATCCGCGAACCGGTGGAGCGGGCCCTCGACCTGGGGACCGGTTGCGGAATCCAGGCGTTGCACCTGGGCCCGCATGCCGGCAGCATCGTGGCCACGGACGTCAACCGGCGCGCGCTCGCCCTGGCCGCGGCGACTGCCCGGTTGAACGGTCAGCAATGGGACCTGCGCGACGGGTCGTTGTTCGACCCGGTCGCCGACGAGACGTTCGACCTCATCGTCTCCAACCCGCCGTTCGTCATCGGCACCGGTGAGGCCGCCTTCACCTACCGCGATTCGGGGATGGTCGGCGACAGCGTCTGCGCCGCGCTGCTCGCGGGGACCCGGCAGCGACTCAACCCCGGAGGCACCGCCCAGTACCTGGCCAACTGGATCGTCCGTGACGACGCCGACTGGCGGACCCGGGTGGGCGAGTGGGTGTACGGCTCCGGATGCGAGGCCTGGGTGGTCCAGCGCGAACTGGCCGACCCGGCCGAGTACGTCGGTCTCTGGCTGGCCGACAGCGGCGAGGCCGGTAGCGAGCAGGCCGCAGCCACCGCCGAACGCTGGCTGGACTGGTTCGCGGCCGAGAACGTCACCGGCATCGGCATGGGGTCGATCGCGCTGCGGCGGACCGACACCGCCGATCCGGCCGTGACTCTCGACGAACTGACCGCCGCCGGTGACGAGCTGACCGGACCGGAGGTCGCCGCGTTCCTGGCCCGCCGATCCTGGGTGCTGCAGCGCAGCGACCGCGACCTGCTGGCCACCCCGCTGTCGCTGGCCGCGGACGCGATCCTGGAACACCGCGCGGTCGCCGGGCACGAGGGGTGGACGACGGTGCTGCGCATGCTGGCGCGGGACAGCGGGCCCGGCGCCACCCTGCAGCTCGACGAGTGGGGTGAGGCGCTGCTGGGCGGGTGCACGGGGCTGGCCCCGTTGAGCCTGCAGATCGAACTGCTGGCCGCGGTGCACGGCCTGAACGAGGACGCACTGGCCGCGGCGGTCCTGCCGTCGGTACGGGTGGCCATCACCCGCGGGCTGCTGCACCCGGTGGCCGCCTGA
- a CDS encoding HhH-GPD-type base excision DNA repair protein, with protein MTSRTLHLTGNPEADELLAADGNALLLGMVLDQQVPMEKAFAGPAVLAERMGTPGRIDVPGIAFMNADEFAELCARRPAVHRFPGAMAKRLQGVCQALVERYDGSAVELWSTADSGEELLRRIGDLPGFGAQKAAIFVALLGKQYDVTPPGWREAAGKYGESDSRRSVADVVDARSLDEVRATKKAVKAAAKASATD; from the coding sequence ATGACGTCACGCACCCTGCACCTCACCGGCAACCCGGAGGCGGACGAACTGCTGGCCGCCGACGGCAACGCGCTGCTGCTGGGGATGGTCCTGGACCAGCAGGTGCCGATGGAGAAGGCGTTCGCCGGGCCGGCGGTGCTGGCCGAGCGGATGGGCACCCCGGGCCGGATCGACGTTCCGGGCATCGCGTTCATGAACGCCGACGAGTTCGCCGAACTGTGCGCCCGCCGACCGGCCGTCCACCGCTTCCCCGGCGCCATGGCCAAACGCCTGCAGGGCGTCTGTCAGGCCCTGGTCGAGCGGTACGACGGCTCCGCGGTCGAGCTGTGGTCGACGGCGGACTCGGGGGAGGAGCTGCTGCGGCGGATCGGTGACCTACCCGGGTTCGGCGCGCAGAAGGCGGCGATCTTCGTGGCGCTGCTCGGCAAGCAGTACGACGTCACCCCGCCCGGATGGCGCGAGGCGGCGGGGAAGTACGGCGAGTCCGACAGCCGCCGGTCGGTGGCCGATGTCGTGGACGCCCGTTCACTGGACGAGGTCCGAGCCACCAAGAAGGCCGTCAAGGCCGCCGCGAAGGCGAGCGCCACCGACTGA
- a CDS encoding DUF3099 domain-containing protein: MTAPQTPGSPTPKSPFSAPPPISQTRRQIRKERERTERATVITAAEPAYDEQLRARQKRYFITMSMRIPLLLLSIGLWALGVPVWVVLIVAAASIPLPWMAVLMANDRAPRTSRPAPKPVVNDQRALPPARREIVDSD, encoded by the coding sequence ATGACTGCTCCCCAGACACCCGGCTCACCCACCCCGAAGAGCCCGTTCTCCGCTCCGCCGCCGATCAGCCAGACCCGGCGGCAGATCCGCAAGGAACGGGAACGCACCGAACGCGCCACCGTCATCACGGCGGCCGAACCCGCCTACGACGAACAACTGCGGGCCCGGCAGAAGCGCTACTTCATCACCATGAGCATGCGTATCCCGCTGCTGCTGCTGTCCATCGGTCTGTGGGCGCTCGGGGTGCCCGTCTGGGTCGTGCTGATCGTCGCCGCCGCCTCCATCCCGTTGCCGTGGATGGCCGTGCTGATGGCGAACGACCGCGCCCCCCGCACCTCCCGACCGGCCCCGAAGCCGGTCGTCAACGATCAGCGGGCACTGCCTCCCGCCCGGCGGGAGATCGTCGACAGCGACTGA
- a CDS encoding carbohydrate kinase family protein: MTDPADHGATRVVVGDVGLDVVAVPAAPPVTGQDTRAAIAVTAGGAAGNTATWLRGHGLPVTLIARVGDDRAGIAVREELESIDVDCRFAVDPVRPTCCVVVLVEGDDRTLLSDRGANGALAPGDVDLEGFAAGPAHLHLSGYVLFDEGSRAAGVRALAAARERGWSTSVDPQSVPHLQGVGAGRFREWIADVDLVLPNASELAALGGPAAVLAALGPGGAIAVTRGADGAAWIDREATVARANPGPVAVRDATGAGDAFNAGLLAAWLAGASRADALVSGMQDAVRAVTGLGARPVPG; encoded by the coding sequence GTGACCGACCCCGCCGATCACGGCGCGACCCGGGTCGTCGTCGGGGACGTCGGTCTGGACGTGGTGGCGGTGCCCGCGGCGCCCCCCGTGACCGGTCAGGACACCCGGGCCGCCATCGCGGTCACCGCGGGCGGCGCGGCTGGCAACACCGCGACCTGGCTCCGCGGCCACGGACTGCCGGTGACGCTGATCGCCCGCGTCGGCGACGACCGGGCCGGGATCGCGGTACGTGAGGAGCTGGAGTCGATCGACGTGGACTGCCGGTTCGCCGTCGATCCGGTCCGCCCGACGTGCTGCGTGGTCGTGCTGGTCGAGGGCGACGACCGCACGCTGCTGTCCGATCGGGGTGCCAACGGTGCGCTCGCGCCGGGGGACGTCGACCTGGAGGGCTTTGCGGCCGGCCCGGCCCACCTGCATCTGTCCGGCTACGTGCTCTTCGACGAGGGGTCACGGGCCGCCGGGGTGCGCGCCCTGGCGGCGGCGCGGGAACGGGGGTGGAGCACGTCGGTCGACCCGCAGTCCGTCCCACACCTGCAGGGGGTGGGCGCGGGCCGCTTCCGCGAGTGGATCGCCGACGTCGACCTGGTGCTGCCCAACGCCTCGGAGCTGGCCGCACTGGGCGGGCCGGCGGCGGTCCTCGCGGCCCTGGGACCGGGCGGCGCGATCGCCGTCACCCGCGGCGCCGACGGAGCCGCCTGGATCGACCGGGAGGCCACGGTGGCCCGCGCCAACCCCGGGCCGGTCGCGGTCCGGGACGCCACCGGGGCGGGCGATGCGTTCAACGCCGGCCTGCTGGCCGCCTGGCTCGCCGGCGCGTCCAGGGCGGACGCCCTGGTCAGCGGGATGCAGGACGCGGTGCGGGCCGTCACCGGGCTCGGAGCGCGGCCCGTGCCCGGGTGA
- a CDS encoding pseudouridine-5'-phosphate glycosidase — translation MTGDPTTDLLRIGDEVAAALADGRAVVALESTLLAHGLPPGDNRRVADELEQRVRDAGAVPATVAVLDGAVRIGLSPAQLDRVCGTPPLVKLSVRDVGPALAAGVDGATTVASTAALAHQAGVGVFATGGLGGVHRGAAETFDVSADLGVLARTPIVVVCAGVKSILDVPATLEYLETLSVPVVGYRTDRLPGFYLSDTGLSLPWRADDPAQVAAIVRARRALALDDAAVVLANPLPVDRQLDPALHDRTLADGLALLESEGVSGKDVTPRLLEYFHAATHGESLRVNVDLVASNVELASAVAVALATGR, via the coding sequence ATGACCGGCGACCCGACGACCGATCTGCTGCGGATCGGCGACGAGGTGGCCGCCGCGCTGGCCGACGGCCGGGCGGTGGTCGCCCTGGAGTCGACCCTGCTGGCCCACGGTCTGCCGCCGGGCGACAACCGGCGGGTCGCCGACGAACTGGAGCAGCGGGTTCGCGACGCCGGTGCGGTGCCCGCGACGGTCGCGGTGTTGGACGGTGCGGTACGGATCGGCCTGTCCCCCGCCCAGCTGGACCGGGTGTGCGGGACGCCGCCACTGGTCAAGTTGTCGGTGCGGGACGTCGGACCCGCGCTGGCCGCCGGGGTGGACGGTGCGACCACCGTCGCCTCGACCGCGGCCCTGGCCCACCAGGCCGGCGTCGGTGTCTTCGCCACCGGCGGGCTGGGCGGGGTGCACCGCGGGGCGGCCGAGACCTTCGACGTCTCGGCCGATCTCGGCGTGCTGGCCCGGACGCCCATCGTCGTGGTGTGCGCCGGGGTGAAGTCGATCCTCGACGTCCCGGCGACCCTGGAATACCTGGAGACCCTGTCGGTGCCGGTGGTGGGATACCGCACGGACCGCCTCCCCGGCTTCTACCTGTCCGACACCGGCCTGTCCCTGCCGTGGCGCGCGGACGACCCCGCACAGGTCGCGGCCATCGTGCGGGCCCGCCGGGCCCTCGCGCTCGACGACGCCGCCGTCGTGCTGGCCAACCCGCTGCCGGTCGACCGGCAGCTCGACCCCGCCCTGCACGACCGCACGCTGGCCGACGGCCTCGCTCTGCTGGAGTCCGAGGGGGTCAGCGGCAAGGACGTCACCCCCCGTCTGCTCGAGTACTTCCACGCCGCGACGCACGGCGAGAGCCTGCGGGTGAACGTCGACCTGGTCGCGTCCAACGTCGAGCTGGCGTCGGCGGTGGCGGTCGCGCTGGCCACCGGCCGGTGA
- a CDS encoding DUF3039 domain-containing protein, with protein MSQTSTDVLEKPIDRGTDDAPEMFHYVRKNKIAESAVMGNYVVALCGETFPVTKSAKPGSPVCPDCKKIYEALKKE; from the coding sequence ATGAGCCAGACCTCCACGGACGTCCTCGAGAAGCCGATCGACCGGGGCACTGACGACGCCCCGGAGATGTTCCACTACGTCCGCAAGAACAAGATCGCCGAGTCGGCGGTGATGGGCAATTACGTGGTCGCCCTGTGCGGCGAGACCTTTCCGGTCACCAAGTCCGCCAAGCCGGGATCCCCGGTGTGCCCGGACTGCAAGAAGATCTACGAAGCACTGAAGAAGGAATAG
- a CDS encoding YihY/virulence factor BrkB family protein, with protein MAIPRTDPAAVSSPVPAGGTAAGMPEPPVDEAALTVPWHRNGTGPIPTAQGPVKHRWRKIVGRTLSKAWGDSLFGMSSQAAFWCALSTAPLLLALLGMTGYVVQWFFPPGTIDAVKEQVDLFLNTIFNEEVATNLVGNTVQTILSNGQADVVSVGLVISLWAGSSAMSAFVESITIAYGQHEVRHPVVERFFALGLYLIALTAGIVLLPLLAIGPNYLPELFPVSWHDRVATVVNLAYYPFVVFGLIFMLTLLYKVAPKHKHPWHRGIPGAFVAAAVFLVASFGLRLYLSYVYSHGLTYGALATPITFLLFYYFMSMAIVIGAQFNNATLEYYPPRVSRRETRKWHEYEADQAH; from the coding sequence GTGGCGATCCCCCGCACCGACCCGGCCGCCGTGTCGTCACCCGTGCCCGCCGGCGGGACCGCCGCGGGGATGCCGGAACCACCGGTCGACGAGGCGGCGCTGACGGTTCCGTGGCACCGCAACGGCACCGGGCCGATCCCCACCGCGCAAGGCCCGGTCAAGCACCGGTGGCGCAAGATCGTCGGGCGCACGCTGTCCAAGGCGTGGGGCGACTCGCTGTTCGGCATGAGTTCGCAGGCCGCGTTCTGGTGCGCGCTGTCGACCGCGCCGCTACTGCTGGCCCTGCTGGGTATGACCGGTTACGTCGTGCAGTGGTTCTTCCCGCCGGGCACGATCGACGCGGTCAAGGAGCAGGTCGACCTCTTCCTCAACACGATCTTCAACGAAGAGGTCGCGACCAACCTGGTCGGCAACACCGTGCAGACGATCCTGTCCAACGGGCAGGCCGATGTCGTGTCGGTCGGTCTGGTCATCAGCCTGTGGGCCGGTTCTTCGGCGATGTCGGCGTTCGTCGAGTCGATCACCATCGCCTACGGCCAGCACGAGGTGCGACACCCGGTGGTGGAACGGTTCTTCGCCCTGGGTCTCTACCTCATCGCGCTCACCGCCGGCATCGTGCTGCTGCCGTTGCTGGCCATCGGCCCGAACTATCTGCCCGAGCTGTTCCCGGTCTCCTGGCACGACCGGGTCGCGACCGTCGTCAATCTGGCCTACTACCCGTTCGTCGTCTTCGGGCTGATCTTCATGCTGACGCTGCTCTACAAGGTGGCACCCAAGCACAAGCACCCGTGGCACCGCGGCATCCCAGGGGCGTTCGTCGCGGCCGCGGTGTTCCTGGTGGCCAGCTTCGGGCTGCGCCTGTACCTGTCGTACGTCTACTCGCACGGCCTGACGTACGGCGCGCTGGCCACGCCGATCACGTTCCTGCTCTTCTACTACTTCATGTCCATGGCGATCGTCATCGGCGCCCAGTTCAACAACGCGACGCTGGAGTACTACCCACCGCGGGTGTCGCGGCGGGAGACCCGCAAATGGCACGAGTACGAAGCCGACCAGGCGCACTGA